atagaaaagcgtgctatcttcctcagcgcaaccgctaccgcgcttttctggattgttaatttcactgcctttgccacgagcggtggacagacgatgctacgagtgtacggtcttgcggaaaaaatgcaatgcgttcagtttcattctgtgagttcgactgagcttgactaaatgttgtattttcgccttacgcgacttgttatttttaaTTTGTGTAAAAGTTTTCGACAGCGGGTACACCACGTACCCCACCCAAAAAAGATCATTCTCATCATTGACATGATGTGTGGTGTTTGCATGACCAACTTTATGGCATTCATTTGATTCATTAGCATTGTTACGGAGCACGTTAGAGTAAATCGATGAAGGACCTGGCTAATTACAATGTCCCTAAGAATTCTTGTGGAATTGCCAAAAGAATATACCCCAAAAAGCTTCTTAAATGGTATAATATGTTTAAATGTGTTAATATCATTAATGTACTACCTATATGACGAGTGTCATAATAGAAAATTAGGCACAACACCCCAacaacattggggtgtgcacggtaaagatcccacgattgacaaaagggtctttcctggcaaaattgtataggcatagataaaaatgtccaccaaaatacccgtgtgacttggaataataggccgtgaaaagtagggtatgcgccgaaatggctgcgatctgctggccgatgtgaatgcgtgatgtattgtgtaaaaaaaaattccatctcacacggcgtaaataaatccctgcgccttgaatatgtgcgcgatataaattgcataaaattaaaaaacacacacaaaaacctgcgcttagaactgtacccacggaatacgcgcgatataagcctcatattgattgatattgattgacaacaaacagacacaaaacgGGAAAAGGTGTGGGGGAGTGGAGGGGGAGAGATAATTATGCCGTTTATCTCGCCCTTTGTTCACCTGTAAGAGAGTTGTGTAGGTGGGAGGGGTAAGGTGTCTTCTCATTTGCAGATTAGAAATCCTAGCTATTCATTTCTCTTCTATTTTGTCTTTTCAGATCAAACGTTGCTGTCAAACAATTTCGGAGGGCAATGCAGACGACACTCGTGATCGACTATCGTATGATGCGTATCAGGAAGTTGTGTGGAAAGCATCCCATAATTATGTGGACAAACATGTTACTGTTCCACCAGGGAAAGGATGCAGACAATTCAATACAGAAACCACACAACCATGGTACTGACTCAACAGTTTTTGATCTAAAGAACTATATGCTGATGTGTATGGCTCATTTGCTTATAATTAAGAGGGAGATAATTTAAGTTTAGCTGCTGAACAGTATCTATCTAAGCACAATGAATCAGCAACAGAGGGCAGGGAAGCATCCCAGTTTTGTAAGAGACAGAAAACCATATGGCTTGAAAAAGGAGACATTTCGCAGGGAATGTACTGCTTCGTATTCACAATTCATACCCAAACGATTCAAAGAAAAGAAGCTCTGTGATGCTGTAAATGCAGTTGAGCATACAGACAGCAGGCACTCGTTTGCTTTAGATATTGTTTTATATTGGTACTGTCAACCTGAAACCACTTATGACATTCTAAAAACACTTCGGATCGAAAAGAACAGCACGGAAATTTTGAGCGCTCTCTTCACAGTTTGCTACACACCGGCATTTACACAGAAGTTTGCTGACGAACGGTACACAGAAATCAGGGAAGAAGTCCTTCATCTTGCAGCAGAGGAAGCCATGGTCAATGAAAATCACGACCTTGTGTCGTGGATTCTACGACGAGTACACAACAGAAAGCTTGTGATGTGCATGCTATCTGAAGGAGCGTCAGTGCTTAGTGTTCAACACTTCTTGCAATACATCAAGTTGGTATATAAAAATCACACAAGGTCACTAGAGCTTTGTCTTCTAGAAGCTGTGATGTGCAGGCGTTGGTCAATTGCCCTAAAGCTGGTGAAAGTCTTTGAGCAAAACACTGACACGGGTTTGGAAGCAGTTGAAGAAGAAAATGGCTTAATTCAGAATCGAAGGTTATGCACCAGGTTATTACATCTGACACTTTCCAGGGCTTTGGAGTCAAGGGAATGGGACTTGGTACAAACATGCCTCCATCAGGGAGGGGACACAGCCACAGCGTGCACAGAGACTGGGTTCGACCTAAACGCCAGGACAGGAGACACACGAACAACAGTTTTACGGGACGCCATGACATACCTTGGCGAGGAGACAAAGATGGCGCAGAAACTTCTACAGGCGGGAGCAAACCCGGATGTGAAGGATGGAATCGGGGAAACAGTGATTCACAGTGCGATCAAGGGTAAGCGTTGGAAGCTTGTCACGCTTCTTCTGCAGTACAGCTCAGAAGCAGGGGAAATTGCTTCAAAAATGTACAATGCAGAAACCTTGTTGCACATTGTGTGCAGAGAAGGCCAGGTAGAAATTTTGCAAACGCTGCTGTTGAAGGGTGCAAACCCACTGGTCGAGGATGTTCGAGGTAACACACTGATGATGACTGCGATAAAAACGGAACAGGGCCGAGAGAATTTGATCCGCACTCTGATCCAGAACGGGGTGGCCACACATCAGGCGTTGGTGTCTCAGTCACGCCTGACATCACTGAGGAAAAAGGGGAAGGAAAAAGAAATGGCCTTATGTTCTCCCACGTGGATGGCAATAGCAAGAGGACAGCTCCGTACCGCCATGATGTTGTACAGTTCTGGTGCGTGTCCAGCAGTGGAGATCCACGAAGTCGCAACTTCTGTGTCAATCAGAGAGAAACAGGAACACTCCAAGCAGCATGGCATGCTTGACTTTCTGAACGACATCTCCAGTCAACCTCGATCCCTGTTGGACAGCTGTGCGCTGAAAATCTCGCATCTGATTGGCTGTGGACCGGAGCGTGACGTCAGAGCAGCAATCCTGGGTCTGCCCAACAAATTGCGTGGCCTCGTTCTGCAGGATCACGTGGTCAATCCTGACTTTCTGAAAGACTGTCCTCCTGATCCCCCGAGGCGTGATATCTTTTCGGGACGGTTTGGATCATCATGGGGCATGCGCTTCTTGAGGAACTACCAACCAGTGTTTAGTTTGTCTCAGAGAAGAATATCATGGGACATGCCATTCGCGTTGAACCGTTATTCACCCTTTCAAGAATGGTTTCCTAGATCTTCAGTGCATTCTCGTAGCAGGCAATCAACATCACTTCTTAGTCATCCGAGTTATTACTTCGATCATCTCTCATCGTTTTCGGTGTTAGGAGATAGATCATACAGAAGACGCCATCGCTGCTCCTGTGACAACCTCGATCGGTATAGCACATTATGTTCAGAAATAACACAATAAGCAAGTTTCCCGGGCAGTAGTATTCAAAAGCAAGCCAATTTGTACTTTCGCGCAGCAGGACTGGTAAAGCTCGGTAACCTGTTGTTGCATTCACCCCTAAACGCGTATACCCGACTTTAAGGATTcaaggaagaaagaagaggaCGAGGAGGGATGGTGTCGTTGGCTGTTGCAAACGACGGGTTTAGCGTTTATATGTTCTGATATATTTGTTAGATTGCAATTGAACgcaacatgcacacataaaatgtatgcagggattggcttgggttTTGTTCACTAGAGGTCCATTGACTGACTCGAACAGCGGGAACTGAGACTTGGAACATGTGATATAGCGTTAGGCGGGATCCCCTCTTCATGCACATCTTCAGTGGCAGTCAGTGTCATTGTGTGATTCATTTTACCTTCACGAATTATGTGGACAAAACTGTCATTACACAGTTATCCTGGACATTATTTTGATCTGCTCGCTTTGTTCTGCTTCTTTACTGTGAACTATGACCCACATTCTGCGTTACACACGTCGACTTTCTGTTGTAGTATAAAATTGTGCCTTGAACTACAGTACAACGGAAAATAAGATAAGAACCCACTTTGCTAACAGTGAAATTCAAggaattgtgtgtttgtgcttccaggcaagggaggcaactcacTGCTGGTGGGTTTTTACATTGTAATTGTGGAtttgcctgtctgtgtggtagttATTTATGTGTTTTTGGGCCTGAATAATTTGACACCGGATGCTTTGAGACCGTGAGAATTGTTTTAATTCTTTCATTCGATTGTACTGTATATTCTGTGGGCTTACTTATGTATGAGtacatttatcctacatacgtgagagagacacccgtgagataataatcgttcaaatcacacgtgtgtatatcatgtaaatgaggtcatgtcaagcaagtctggcagggacctgtttttccactgcgtatgatgccaaagtcaccgagacaaacgtcattatagaaacacaaattgcgctcgctaattaccctcgatgagtttttagaactaacacgtcacgccacactttcagagtgacgtttctttgttttgatgtaatagattgcacgaggctttagaagagatcgaggttccaaaacaagcgtctccaatttagctgcctcgaatgcaggacattttcagtaaaatacacgtaagtacagtatgtaggataaacagaatactacatggcttgctgtgtcgtaccagatttacactcgttgctttttcaaatagtgaacagctcgctttcgctcgcagttcaatattttaaaaaacaactcttgtaaatctggtacgacacagcaagccatgtagtattctctatattcaCGACGCGGCGGGTGTATTGTTGACAGAAACTGAGACCTCTTAATGTGAATTCAAACATTTTACAAACTCTTTACAGAAGTTTTATTGAATCTGTGGTTACTTTCGGTTTTGTATATTGGTTAagagatgtagaggttacatgccgagtctcagtgattatcaaaaataatggtcgaagttagcggatcatgaaaaatgcgagcttcagcgagctttttcatgaccgcgaactgagaccattatttttgataatcactgagacgaggtatgtaacctctttatccctcctttcttcagttattcaaagaaaagaggagtttttgtgcgaaagtttgatcgaatcatattcacccaaccagtctacctgcgcaggcgatcgattaatgcgcggttgaatagttccgtgcaaatcattcaattttgttaacacttcttgtcagtttccatgttttgaactaaaatcaagtacacagttatgttgtcattctgctgtggcggtaaaggcagatagtgtgtgttctgttcatgttttggtatcgctcaggaaatgttctttcctcgaatgtgactagcagacgaagttttacacccgtgttccaacgctaaaaactgtatgaagtttagttttctggggcaaaatagtgtatgaaaccgctgcatgttcttcaagttgattaaatgtttgtaattgattgcgtgtgatctgtttataaaaagaaatattgttgaaaactgaccgtcggattgcagtcttgtagatgcagccgaaatctggaaggggaactactcgtgtcgctagacaaagtatgagagttacttttccttggaatcttgctagcgataaacgattgtgcacggcagatctgaattcagaaaacaaccaaactcatggattttatattgagattcatgtgttcaagcctgtagttgctggtttaaatgcggtatggttgtattgtttgctccagaaatgtatattttgtacattagagtgttctgaacttttgagtcgcaaaaagtagatccacaatgtgttcagtctctacccatgagctatcgaggattcaggcccgttgttgggtaagtgattttggttgttgggtaagttaccgaaaaataactagccctacaagtttacagagagaaagaagcagagggggggataacTATGCATCAATAACCGTAATGTTCTGGACAGATTTGTCAGTATGTGCAGTAAGATTgtgggagagagacagatgaGTTGTACTGAGTTGTATGAAAGAAGAGTCGTGCGAAAGGCTGGTGTGATTGCGAATAATGAAACGCATGTGCTTGCGCAGTACTTCGAACGTCTGCCATCTGCTTTTAAACAAATAGAACATTTCCGTTTATGTGATCACGGTACCGCTGCGTAAGCTTTTTTCATATCATTGCGTATTGCTTTTGCTGTAGTTGTAGATTTTTAGAGAACACCAAATATGTTTTATTCTGAGATAGACCTATTACATTCaaatgtgtgcgcgcgcgtgtgtgtgtatgtgtgtgtgtttgacatcTTTAGAGAATGTAATCTTTGTAACACCTGAACACCTTTGACTGGACGTCACACacaaagtgtatgtgtgtgcgtgtgtgtgtgtgtgtccgcgcgcgtgtatgagtgtgtgtgtgtgtgtatgtgtgtgtttgtgtgtgtgcgcgcgcgcgtgtgagtgtgtgtgtgtgtgtgtatgtgtgtgtgtgtgtgtgttagtgtgtgcgggttcgttcgtttgttcgtttttATGACTCGCTTCTTATTGACACATGTTTTAAattctttttaatttaattaaaatttttattttctaATTATGTTTACAAATTGTATGTTTGATCTGTTGGACATAAGCTTCAAAATCTACGTACAATACTTCTTTCAAATTAGTTTTAAATATATGTAAATATATGCAGTTGGatatgtgtctgaaacatgtagtaatataaacacacatacataaataatggcatgtacatgtacattgttcAAGGTGTCCCTTTACCAAAAAAGGATCGACTTCAACACAATACGGACAACTATACCTAAACCATGCTTTATTTCAAATCACCGGTCTAAGCACGTATTTACTATGTCACATCATACATGAATAAACTGCCGCCTCAACGTAACTTCTCGTTCAAACACGACATTCAAATCATACTGTTAACCATATTTGAATTTGCTTATGGACATTTTTGCAATTAATATAATGTGGTTTATTtggaaagaccaaaaaatactgtactcacgtggtTTATTTGCTTATTTTCAATTTGATTGTTTTCATTAACTTTATAACCAAATAGGACATCTCGTTCACTCAAAATAATATGTTTGCCAATATGAATGAATATAACATTCTGAACATTTATCCAAACATTTCTCATCTTTATACAATTCGAAATAAAAAGTTAAATAAAATCAACATTTCCACAATAATCGTACTTATTGTTTTCTCTAATCTTCATTTTATTTAACAAAATACTGGTGCGATACACGTTATGCAAAATCTTTCACTGTAATAATCTTAATCGTTCTTCTGTACAATAACGTGCCAATAACGTCCAACAATTTTGATCAATCTGAACTTGATATTTATTTTGCCAAAAGCGTGCAGCGCAGGGCACGGTACTTTTCGCCGTCACTAGCAAGTGGCGAAAATCGCGCGGCGTGACGGGCTCTTGTCGCTAGCTGAGTGTTGTCTTggagcgagttttagcgtcaactaaggtgactcgagtcgaaccggaggtcgcaaaaactcggtccggtacgactggagtgacgtcactggttaaccaactttcaaccttgcttcctgcgtagggtctctccagttccaagatggctgccaaggcgaggtgagaaacttctgca
The sequence above is a segment of the Littorina saxatilis isolate snail1 linkage group LG3, US_GU_Lsax_2.0, whole genome shotgun sequence genome. Coding sequences within it:
- the LOC138962703 gene encoding uncharacterized protein is translated as MNQQQRAGKHPSFVRDRKPYGLKKETFRRECTASYSQFIPKRFKEKKLCDAVNAVEHTDSRHSFALDIVLYWYCQPETTYDILKTLRIEKNSTEILSALFTVCYTPAFTQKFADERYTEIREEVLHLAAEEAMVNENHDLVSWILRRVHNRKLVMCMLSEGASVLSVQHFLQYIKLVYKNHTRSLELCLLEAVMCRRWSIALKLVKVFEQNTDTGLEAVEEENGLIQNRRLCTRLLHLTLSRALESREWDLVQTCLHQGGDTATACTETGFDLNARTGDTRTTVLRDAMTYLGEETKMAQKLLQAGANPDVKDGIGETVIHSAIKGKRWKLVTLLLQYSSEAGEIASKMYNAETLLHIVCREGQVEILQTLLLKGANPLVEDVRGNTLMMTAIKTEQGRENLIRTLIQNGVATHQALVSQSRLTSLRKKGKEKEMALCSPTWMAIARGQLRTAMMLYSSGACPAVEIHEVATSVSIREKQEHSKQHGMLDFLNDISSQPRSLLDSCALKISHLIGCGPERDVRAAILGLPNKLRGLVLQDHVVNPDFLKDCPPDPPRRDIFSGRFGSSWGMRFLRNYQPVFSLSQRRISWDMPFALNRYSPFQEWFPRSSVHSRSRQSTSLLSHPSYYFDHLSSFSVLGDRSYRRRHRCSCDNLDRYSTLCSEITQ